The genomic stretch ATCGCGCCCGTGGCGGCCGCAAGCCGGGCGGCGAATGCGGCCAATAACCGCATCCTGCCCTTCCACCCCGGCGCCATGCGGTTTTACCGCGAGGCTGGGGTACCCCTGGCGGCCCCGGTGGACTGACCAGGCAGGATCGCCACCGGTGCTGCGCGCGGTGAAGGCGGCGGCGTGGCGGTGGCGGGCCGTGGCTCGGCCGGGCTCGCGGCGGGCTGGGCGGGAGCGGGCACCGCCGGCCGCGCGGAGGTGGGCGCGCTGGGTCGCGCCGGTGCTGTCACCGCGGGTTGCGCCGGCGTGGGGACTGTCGGCGTGGCGAAACCCGGGGCGGGCTGCGTCGAGGCGGGGGGCGCAGCGACCGGCCGCCCCGTGCCAGGGAAGTTCTGGCTGGCCTGGCGCTGCCGTGCCGTCCGCCGGCTGCGTTCAGACCCCGCCTGGGATGGCCGTGGCGGCGGCTCGACGGGGCGGTTGAGATCCTGCTGAAAATCCCGACCATCCCCAAAGATGGCTCCGTTGGGCGATACGCCCTGGGCCAGCGGCGCCGTGACGGGGGAAACCAGCAGAATGGCGAGGAGAGCGACGTGCTTCATGGCGTGTGTTGAACCTCTCTGGTCGCATTCTAACGCGGGCCGAGCCGGATCGTCGCGGCATTTTCAGCTGAGCCCGTGTCCGGCCTGCAAGGCTGCATTGGGCCCCGGCCCCGGCGTTCAGCCCGCTGTTCCGCAGGGCCGGTCCGCTGGAGGTCCGCTGCCGGCGCCAGTGTTCAGCGGCTGGCGCTGGTGCGGCGGATGGGCGTGCCCGGGAAGTTGCGGTTGAACTGGGCCTGGCGGGCGGCGCGGGCGGCGCGCTCGGCCGCGGTGCCGGAGCCCTGTGCGGCCTGCATCCGCTCCAGCGTCGAGAAATCCTGCGGCAGGTTCCAGCCCTGGCCGAACACCACGCCATTCGGCGCAATGCCCTGCGCGGCGGCGCCATGGGCGAAGGCCGCGCCAGCGAAACCGGCGATCAGCAGGGCAGCGGACAGGGTGAAGCGGCGCATGGGGATCTTCCTCGTCTCGGCGGCGGGGGGATTTCCCCGCCGGTGAGAGAAGAATTAGCGCGCGGCCTCTCATCGGCGTGAGGGCAAGAAACCCATCACACCGATAGAGGTTACCTATCAGACGCTTTGCAGCAGCCCGGCGAAGAGCTTGGCCCGTGGCGCCATGCTGCTGACGATCACATGCTCCTCCAGCGTATGGGCCAGGGCGCCGATGATGCCGAGGCCGTCCAGCGTGGGGATGCCCATCGCGCCCGTAAAATTCCCATCCGAACCGCCGCCCGAGGATTGGTGCGGCAGCGCGAAACCCAGCCGCTTGGCGATCCCTTCGGCGGTGGCGTGCAGCGCCAGCACCTTGCCATCCGGCTCCCAGACCGGGCGTGTCACGCCGCGCTTCACCTCCAGCTGCACGTCATTCCCCGTGGCCTTGCGGTTCAGCATGATCTCCACGGCGGCATCCAGGTCTTCCTGGCGCTTGGCCATGGAGAGCGCCTCGGCGTCGCAATAGGTCGCCACGCAATTCACCCATTGCCCGGCATGAATGACGCCGACCGAGAAGGTGCAGGCCTCGGTCGTCATTTCCTCGATCGCGATGACCTGCTTGCACATCTCGCGGATGGCGCTGCGCCCCTCGCCCAGCCGCGCGCCGGCATGGCTCGGCTTGCCGGTGGTGCGCAGGTTGAAGCGCGCGATGGCGTAGCGGCCGGTGACGACGCCGCCATCGGGCCGCGCGGGCTCCGGCACCAGCACGACGGAATGACGTGCCGCTTCGGCCTCGATCAGGTCCCGCGTGGAGGGGCTGCCGACTTCCTCATCCGGCGTCAGCAGCACGGTCACGGGCTTGGAGGTGGCGATGCCGGCGATGGCGAGCTGGCGGATCGCCTCGATGGCGAGATAGGTGCCCCCCTTCATGTCCTGGATGCCGGGGCCATAGGCGCGGTCACCCTCGCGCTTGAACGGCAATCCGCCGGCCAGCGTGCCGATGGGATGCACCGTGTCCAGATGCGCCAGCACCAGGATGCCCGGCTCTTTCGAGGCATGCGGGAAGCGGGCGCGGACGCAATCGCCAAAGCCCATGCGGCCGGGAATCGTCTCGACCGTGGCGCCCATCAACGCCAGGTGGCGTGCGGCGAGTGACATCATGCGGTTCACCGCCGCGGCGTCATGCGTCGGGCTTTCGCATTCGACCCATGTGCGCAGGCCGGTGAGCATCGCCTCATTGTCGAAGGGCAGGTCGAGCTTGGCTTCCATGGAGTCTCCTGTTCGTGTCGTATGGCGGCCTTGCCGCGCCGATGGGGAATAAGGAAAACAGGATGCGTCTGCTCGTCGCCAATGCCAACACCACCGAGGCCATCACGCAGCGCTGCGCCGCCGCCGCGCGAGAGGCCGCCGCGGCCGGCACGCAGATCATTCCCGCGACGCCGCGCTTCGGGCCGGAGGTGATCAGCACGCGGGCGGAGAATATCATCGCCGGCCATGCCCTGCTGGCGCTGCTGGCCGAGCATGCGGGCCAGGTGGATGCGGTGCTGCTGGCGGTCAGTCATGACACCGCGCTGGAAGCCGCGCGCCAGCTCATGCCCTGCCCGGTGGTGGGGATGACGGAAGCCGCCTGTTTCACCGCCTGCCTCGTGGGCGGGCGCTTCGGCCTCGTGACCTTCGGTGGCGTGGAGACCTACCGTGAGCGCATCACGCAACACGGGCTGGCCACACGCCTTGCCGCGCTGATCGGCGTGGATGCGACCCCGCAGGAGAGTGTGCGGGACCCCGAGGGCGTGCGGCGCAAGGTCCAGGCCGGCATCGCGCACGCGGTGGCCGAAGGGGCCGAGAGCGTGATCCTCGGCGGTGCCGCGCTGGCCGGCTTCGCGGCCGGGATGCAGGCGGAGGCTTCCGTGCCCCTGCTGGATGGCATCGCCTGCGGGGTGAAGCTGGCCGAAATGCTGGTGGCGTTGAAGCTGCCCAAGCCACAGAGCGGAAGCTTTGCCGCGCCGCGCGGGCGGAACAGCATGGGGCTGACGCCAGAGCTGGCGGCGATGCTGAAAGGCTAGAGCGGGCTTCGTTCGCAAGGGCTCACGACACCCGCTCCAGCTTTTGTTGTCACGCGTGTTCCAAGCCGCCTTGCCAAGCCACAAGGCTTGAAAACGCTCAACGCCCCATCCGCGTCAGCCGCATATTCACCACCCCGGCCGCCACCACCAGCGCACCGCCCATCACCGTGGTCCAGGGCAGCGGCTCGGCGAAGACCAGCACGCCGAGTGCGGCGGCAAAGACCAGCTGGAGATAGGCCAGCGGCTGCAACCGGCTCGCCTCCGCCAGGTCCAGCGCGCGGATCAGGAAGTAATGGCCGAGCGTGCCGGAGATGCAGAGCAGCCCCATCCAGCCCCAATCCGCGAAGGCGATGGGCGTCCAGATCCAGGGCGTCAGCAAGGTGATTGCCGCAGCCCCGGCCAGGCCCGTGTAGAAGAAGCTCGTCTCCGGCGGGTCATCGCGCGCGACCAGCCGGGTGATAAGCCCATAGGCTGCGAAATTCAGCGCGGCGAGCAGCACCAGCAAGGCGGCGGGCGAGAACATGCCAGGCCCCGGCCGCAGGATGAGCAGCACGCCCAGCGCGCCGGCCAGGATGGTGAGCCAGCGCATCAGCGTGACACGCTCGCCCAGCACGGGGCCGGCGAGTGCAGTGATGATCAACGGATAGCAGGCGAAGATGGCATGCGTCTCGACCAGGCCCAGCAGCTTGAAGGCGTTGACGATCATCCAGACCTGCACCACCAGCATCACGCCACGCAGGCTTTGCACGAAGGGCCGCTTGCTGCGGATGACGCCGCCGATCCCGCCGGGCGAACGCGCGGCGCGCAGCACCACGAAGCCCGCGAAGAACCAGTAGCGGATCAGCAGGATGCCCAGCACCGAATAGATTTCGGCAAG from Sediminicoccus sp. KRV36 encodes the following:
- a CDS encoding M20/M25/M40 family metallo-hydrolase, which translates into the protein MEAKLDLPFDNEAMLTGLRTWVECESPTHDAAAVNRMMSLAARHLALMGATVETIPGRMGFGDCVRARFPHASKEPGILVLAHLDTVHPIGTLAGGLPFKREGDRAYGPGIQDMKGGTYLAIEAIRQLAIAGIATSKPVTVLLTPDEEVGSPSTRDLIEAEAARHSVVLVPEPARPDGGVVTGRYAIARFNLRTTGKPSHAGARLGEGRSAIREMCKQVIAIEEMTTEACTFSVGVIHAGQWVNCVATYCDAEALSMAKRQEDLDAAVEIMLNRKATGNDVQLEVKRGVTRPVWEPDGKVLALHATAEGIAKRLGFALPHQSSGGGSDGNFTGAMGIPTLDGLGIIGALAHTLEEHVIVSSMAPRAKLFAGLLQSV
- a CDS encoding aspartate/glutamate racemase family protein, which gives rise to MRLLVANANTTEAITQRCAAAAREAAAAGTQIIPATPRFGPEVISTRAENIIAGHALLALLAEHAGQVDAVLLAVSHDTALEAARQLMPCPVVGMTEAACFTACLVGGRFGLVTFGGVETYRERITQHGLATRLAALIGVDATPQESVRDPEGVRRKVQAGIAHAVAEGAESVILGGAALAGFAAGMQAEASVPLLDGIACGVKLAEMLVALKLPKPQSGSFAAPRGRNSMGLTPELAAMLKG
- a CDS encoding DMT family transporter, yielding MFVFGTQDAISRYLAEIYSVLGILLIRYWFFAGFVVLRAARSPGGIGGVIRSKRPFVQSLRGVMLVVQVWMIVNAFKLLGLVETHAIFACYPLIITALAGPVLGERVTLMRWLTILAGALGVLLILRPGPGMFSPAALLVLLAALNFAAYGLITRLVARDDPPETSFFYTGLAGAAAITLLTPWIWTPIAFADWGWMGLLCISGTLGHYFLIRALDLAEASRLQPLAYLQLVFAAALGVLVFAEPLPWTTVMGGALVVAAGVVNMRLTRMGR